The proteins below are encoded in one region of Ursus arctos isolate Adak ecotype North America unplaced genomic scaffold, UrsArc2.0 scaffold_24, whole genome shotgun sequence:
- the TMEM94 gene encoding transmembrane protein 94 isoform X10 gives MDLKEKHTGEPPLALGLSTRKALSILKEQLEAVLEGHLKERKKCLTWKELWRSSFLHHSNRCSCFHWPGASLMLLAVLLLLGCHGSQPAGSHGAELVNASALLLLLLLNLVLIGRQDRLKRREAQRRLRGIIDQIQDALRDGKEIKWPDAMYPDLHMPFAPSWSLHWAYRDGHLVNLPVSLLVEGDIIALRPGQESFASLRGIKDDEHIVLEPGDLFPPFSPPPSPRGEVKKGPQNPQQHRLFRVLETPVIDNIRWCLDMALSRPVTALDNERFTVQSVMLHYAVPVVLAGFLITNALRFILNAPGVTSWQYTLLQLQVNGVLPILPLLFPVLWVLATACGEARVLAQMSKASPSSLLAKFSEDTLSSYTEAVSSQEMLRCIWGHFLRVIQGTSPTLSHSSSLLHSLGSVTVLCCVDKQGILSWPNPSPETVLFFSGKVEPPHSSHEDLTDDLSTRSFCHPEVEEEERGDWPGDGPKPAEFYSHHKAHGRSKHPSGSNVSFSRDTEGGEEEAGKPGLEGEPYEAEDFVCDYHLEMLSLSQDQQNPSCIQFDDSNWQLHLTSLKPLGLNVLLNLCNAGVTERLCRFSDHLCNIALQESHSAVLPVHVPWGLCELARLIGFTPGAKELFKQENHLALYRLPSAEMVKETSLGRLSCVTKRRPPLSHMISLFIKDTTTSTEQMLSHGTADVVLEACTDFWDGADIYPLSGSDRKKVLDFYQRACLSGYCSAFAYKPMSCALSSQLSGKCIELVQAPGQSSIFTTCELPSTVPIKLSTRRSSWSSDEGIGEVLEKEDCMQALSGQIFMGMVSSQYQARLDIVRLIDGLVNACIRFVYFSLEDELKSKVFAEKMGLETGWNCHISLTPNGDMPGSEIPPSSPSHAGSLHDDLNQVSRDDAEGLLLMEEEGHSDLISFQPTDSDLPSFLEDCNRAKLPRGIHQVRPHLQNIDNVPLLVPLFTDCTPETMCEMIKIMQEYGEVTCCLGSSANVRNSCLFLQSDISIALDPLYPSRCSWETFGYATSTSMAQASDGLSPLQLSGQLNSLPCSLTFRQEETISIIRLIEQARHATYGIRKCFLFLLQCQLTLVVIQFLSCLVQLPPLLSTTDILWLSCFCYPLLSISLLGKPPHSSIMSMATGKNLQSIPKKTQHYFLLCFLLKFSLTISSCLVCFGFTLQSVCDSSRARNLTNCSSIMLRSHADTAPAWFDDFANGLLTAQKLTAALIVLHTVFISITHVHRTKPLWRKSPLTNLWWAVTVPVVLLGQVVQTAVDLQLWTHRDSHVHFGLEDVPLLTWLLGCLSLVLVVVTNEIVKLHEIRVRVRYQKRQKLQFETKLGMNSPF, from the exons GGCGAGCCACCCTTGGCCCTGGGCCTGTCTACCCGGAAGGCCCTTAGCATCCTGAAGGAGCAGCTGGAGGCGGTGCTGGAGGGACACCTGAAAGAACGGAAGAAATGTCTCACGTGGAAG GAGCTGTGGAGAAGCAGCTTCCTGCACCACAGTAACCGCTGCTCCTGCTTCCACTGGCCCGGAGCCTCGCTCATGCTGCTGGCCGTGCTGCTGCTGCTTGGCTGCCACGGGAGCCAGCCGGCCGGCAG CCACGGGGCCGAGCTGGTGAACGCCTCAGCGCTGCTGCTCTTGCTGCTGCTCAACCTCGTCCTCATCGGGCGGCAAGACCGGCTGAAGCGGAGGGAGGCACAGCGGAGGCTCCGAGGGATCATTGACCAAATCCAAG ATGCACTCAGGGATGGCAAGGAGATCAAGTGGCCAGATGCCATGTACCCAGACCTCCACATGCCCTTTGCACCATCCTGGTCCCTGCACTGGGCCTACAGAGATGGACACCTGGTCAACCTGCCAGTTAGCCTGTTGGTAGAAGGAGACATCATAGCGCTGAGGCCCGGCCAGGAATCGTTCGCCTCTCTGAGGGGGATCAAG GATGATGAGCACATCGTCTTAGAGCCAGGAGACctgtttccccctttctctccacccccttccccccggGGAGAAGTGAAGAAAGGGCCACAGAACCCTCAGCAGCACCGGCTCTTCCGCGTCCTTGAGACCCCTGTGATCGACAACATCAG ATGGTGCCTGGACATGGCCCTGTCCCGCCCAGTCACCGCTCTGGACAATGAGAGGTTCACAGTGCAGTCGGTGATGCTGCACTATGCCGTGCCTGTGGTCCTG GCCGGCTTCCTCATCACCAATGCCCTGCGCTTCATTCTGAACGCCCCTGGCGTCACCTCCTGGCAGTATaccctcctccagctccag GTGAATGGCGTCCTGcccatcctccccctgctctttccagTCCTCTGGGTTCTGGCAACTGCCTGTGGAGAAGCTCGAGTCCTGGCCCAGATGAGCAaggcctctcccagctccctg CTGGCCAAGTTCTCAGAGGACACCCTCAGCAGCTATACGGAAGCTGTCTCCTCTCAG GAAATGCTACGTTGCATTTGGGGTCACTTCCTGCGGGTGATCCAAGGGACATCGCCGACCCTGAGCCACAGCTCCAGCCTGCTGCACAGCTTGGGCTCCGTCACG GTCCTGTGCTGTGTGGACAAACAGGGGATCCTGTCATGGCCAAACCCCAGCCCGGAGACCGTGCTGTTCTTCAGTGGGAAGGTGGAGCCCCCGCACAGCAGCCACGAGGACCTAACAGATGACCTGTCCACCCGCTCCTTCTGCCATCCCGAGGTAGAGGAGGAG GAACGTGGTGACTGGCCTGGTGACGGTCCCAAGCCCGCTGAATTCTACTCTCACCACAAAGCACACGGCCGCAGCAAACACCCGTCCGGCTCCAACGTGAGCTTCAGCCGGGACACGGAGGGCGGTGAAGAAGAGGCTGGCAAG CCCGGGCTGGAGGGCGAGCCCTATGAAGCAGAGGACTTCGTGTGCGACTACCACCTGGAGATGCTGAGCCTGTCCCAGGACCAGCAGAACCCCTCCTGCATCCAGTTCGACGACTCCAACTGGCAGCTGCACCTCACATCCCTGAAGCCCCTGGGCCTTAACGTGCTGCTGAACCTGTGTAATGCCGGCGTCACCGAGCGGCTGTGCCGCTTCTCCGACCATCTGTGCAACATTGCCCTGCAGGAGAGCCACAGCGCCGTCCTGCCCGTGCACGTGCCCTGGGGCCTCTGCGAGCTCGCCCGCCTCATAG GCTTCACTCCTGGGGCCAAGGAGCTCTTCAAACAGGAGAACCACCTCGCACTCTACCGCCTCCCCAGCGCCGAGATGGTGAAGGAGACATCGCTGGGGAGGCTCTCCTGTGTCACCAAGCGGCGCCCCCCGCTCAGCCACATGATCAGTCTCTTCATCAAGGACACCACCACCA gCACAGAACAGATGCTGTCCCATGGCACGGCTGACGTGGTCTTAGAGGCCTGCACAGACTTCTGGGATGGGGCGGACATCTACCCTCTTTCGGGTTCTGACAG AAAGAAAGTGCTGGATTTTTACCAGCGAGCCTGCCTGTCTGGGTACTGCTCTGCCTTCGCCTACAAGCCCATGAGCTGCGCGCTGTCGTCCCAGCTCAGCGGCAAGTGCATCGAGCTGGTGCAGGCGCCTGGCCAGAGCAGTATCTTCACCACGTGTGAGCTGCCCAGCACCGTCCCCATCAAGCTGAGCACGCGCCGCAGCAGCTGGAGCTCGGACG AAGGGATCGGGGAGGTGCTGGAGAAGGAAGACTGCATGCAGGCCCTGAGCGGCCAGATCTTCATGGGCATGGTGTCCTCCCAGTACCAGGCCCGGTTGGACATCGTGCGCCTCATCGACGGGCTGGTCAATGCCTGTATCCGCTTCGTCTACTTCTCTTTGGAGGATGAGCTCAAAAGCAAG GTGTTTGCAGAAAAGATGGGCCTGGAGACAGGCTGGAACTGCCACATCTCCCTCACGCCCAATGGTGACATGCCTGGTTCTGAGatccccccctccagccccagccatgCTGGCTCCCTGCATGATGACCTGAATCAGG TGTCCCGAGATGATGCAGAAGGGCTCCTTCTGATGGAGGAGGAGGGTCACTCAGACCTCATTAGCTTCCAGCCTACAGACAGCGACCTCCCCAGCTTCCTGGAGGACTGCAACCGG GCCAAGCTGCCACGCGGTATCCACCAGGTGCGCCCCCACCTCCAGAACATTGACAACGTGCCCCTGCTAGTGCCCCTGTTCACCGACTGCACCCCCGAGA CCATGTGTGAGATGATCAAGATCATGCAGGAATATGGGGAGGTGACCTGCTGCCTGGGCAGCTCTGCCAATGTGAGGAACAGCTGCCTTTTCCTCCAGAGTGACATCAG CATTGCCCTGGATCCCCTGTACCCATCCCGCTGCTCCTGGGAGACCTTTGGCTACGCCACCAGCACCAGCATGGCCCAGGCCTCGGATGGCCTTTCTCCCCTACAGCTCTCGGGGCAGCTCAAcagcctcccctgctccctgacCTTTCGCCAGGAGGAGACCATCAGCATCATCCGGCTCATTGagcag GCGCGGCACGCCACCTACGGCATTCGCAAGtgcttcctcttcctgctgcAGTGCCAGCTGACCCTGGTGGTCATCCAG TTCCTGTCTTGCCTGGTTCAGCTGCCGCCGCTGCTCAGCACCACCGACATCCTGTGGCTGTCCTGCTTTTGCTACCCTCTGCTCAG CATCTCTTTGCTGGGGAAGCCCCCCCATAGCTCCATCATGTCTATGGCCACAGGGAAGAACCTTCAGTCCATTCCTAAGAAG ACCCAGCACTACTTCCTGCTCTGCTTCTTGCTCAAATTCAGCCTCACCATCAGCTCCTGCCTTGTCTGCTTTGGCTTCACGCTGCAGAGCGTCTGTGACAGCTCCCGGGCCCGCAACCTCACCAACTGCTCCTCCATCATGCTGCGCAG TCATGCCGACACAGCTCCAGCCTGGTTTGACGACTTTGCCAACGGGCTGCTGACAGCTCAGAAGCTCACCGCCGCCCTCATCGTCCTGCACACGG TCTTCATTTCTATCACCCACGTGCATCGCACCAAGCCCCTGTGGAGAAAGAGCCCCCTGACAAACCTCTGGTGGGCCGTGACCGTGCCTGTGGT cctgcTGGGGCAGGTGGTCCAGACGGCAGTGGACCTGCAGCTGTGGACACACAGGGACAGCCACGTCCACTTTGGCCTGGAGGACGTGCCTCTGCTGACATGGCTCCTGGGCTGCCTCTCCCTGGTCCTTGTGGTGGTCACCAACGAGATCGTGAAGCTGCATGAGATCCG GGTCCGGGTTCGCTACCAGAAGCGGCAGAAACTGCAGTTTGAAACTAAGCTGGGCATGAACTCCCCCTTCTGA
- the TMEM94 gene encoding transmembrane protein 94 isoform X4: MLFKQTELWMPHQGKCIKGEPPLALGLSTRKALSILKEQLEAVLEGHLKERKKCLTWKELWRSSFLHHSNRCSCFHWPGASLMLLAVLLLLGCHGSQPAGSHGAELVNASALLLLLLLNLVLIGRQDRLKRREAQRRLRGIIDQIQDALRDGKEIKWPDAMYPDLHMPFAPSWSLHWAYRDGHLVNLPVSLLVEGDIIALRPGQESFASLRGIKDDEHIVLEPGDLFPPFSPPPSPRGEVKKGPQNPQQHRLFRVLETPVIDNIRWCLDMALSRPVTALDNERFTVQSVMLHYAVPVVLAGFLITNALRFILNAPGVTSWQYTLLQLQVNGVLPILPLLFPVLWVLATACGEARVLAQMSKASPSSLLAKFSEDTLSSYTEAVSSQEMLRCIWGHFLRVIQGTSPTLSHSSSLLHSLGSVTVLCCVDKQGILSWPNPSPETVLFFSGKVEPPHSSHEDLTDDLSTRSFCHPEPHERDALLAGSLNTTLHLSNEQERGDWPGDGPKPAEFYSHHKAHGRSKHPSGSNVSFSRDTEGGEEEAGKPGLEGEPYEAEDFVCDYHLEMLSLSQDQQNPSCIQFDDSNWQLHLTSLKPLGLNVLLNLCNAGVTERLCRFSDHLCNIALQESHSAVLPVHVPWGLCELARLIGFTPGAKELFKQENHLALYRLPSAEMVKETSLGRLSCVTKRRPPLSHMISLFIKDTTTSTEQMLSHGTADVVLEACTDFWDGADIYPLSGSDRKKVLDFYQRACLSGYCSAFAYKPMSCALSSQLSGKCIELVQAPGQSSIFTTCELPSTVPIKLSTRRSSWSSDGIGEVLEKEDCMQALSGQIFMGMVSSQYQARLDIVRLIDGLVNACIRFVYFSLEDELKSKVFAEKMGLETGWNCHISLTPNGDMPGSEIPPSSPSHAGSLHDDLNQVSRDDAEGLLLMEEEGHSDLISFQPTDSDLPSFLEDCNRAKLPRGIHQVRPHLQNIDNVPLLVPLFTDCTPETMCEMIKIMQEYGEVTCCLGSSANVRNSCLFLQSDISIALDPLYPSRCSWETFGYATSTSMAQASDGLSPLQLSGQLNSLPCSLTFRQEETISIIRLIEQARHATYGIRKCFLFLLQCQLTLVVIQFLSCLVQLPPLLSTTDILWLSCFCYPLLSISLLGKPPHSSIMSMATGKNLQSIPKKTQHYFLLCFLLKFSLTISSCLVCFGFTLQSVCDSSRARNLTNCSSIMLRSHADTAPAWFDDFANGLLTAQKLTAALIVLHTVFISITHVHRTKPLWRKSPLTNLWWAVTVPVVLLGQVVQTAVDLQLWTHRDSHVHFGLEDVPLLTWLLGCLSLVLVVVTNEIVKLHEIRVRVRYQKRQKLQFETKLGMNSPF, from the exons GGCGAGCCACCCTTGGCCCTGGGCCTGTCTACCCGGAAGGCCCTTAGCATCCTGAAGGAGCAGCTGGAGGCGGTGCTGGAGGGACACCTGAAAGAACGGAAGAAATGTCTCACGTGGAAG GAGCTGTGGAGAAGCAGCTTCCTGCACCACAGTAACCGCTGCTCCTGCTTCCACTGGCCCGGAGCCTCGCTCATGCTGCTGGCCGTGCTGCTGCTGCTTGGCTGCCACGGGAGCCAGCCGGCCGGCAG CCACGGGGCCGAGCTGGTGAACGCCTCAGCGCTGCTGCTCTTGCTGCTGCTCAACCTCGTCCTCATCGGGCGGCAAGACCGGCTGAAGCGGAGGGAGGCACAGCGGAGGCTCCGAGGGATCATTGACCAAATCCAAG ATGCACTCAGGGATGGCAAGGAGATCAAGTGGCCAGATGCCATGTACCCAGACCTCCACATGCCCTTTGCACCATCCTGGTCCCTGCACTGGGCCTACAGAGATGGACACCTGGTCAACCTGCCAGTTAGCCTGTTGGTAGAAGGAGACATCATAGCGCTGAGGCCCGGCCAGGAATCGTTCGCCTCTCTGAGGGGGATCAAG GATGATGAGCACATCGTCTTAGAGCCAGGAGACctgtttccccctttctctccacccccttccccccggGGAGAAGTGAAGAAAGGGCCACAGAACCCTCAGCAGCACCGGCTCTTCCGCGTCCTTGAGACCCCTGTGATCGACAACATCAG ATGGTGCCTGGACATGGCCCTGTCCCGCCCAGTCACCGCTCTGGACAATGAGAGGTTCACAGTGCAGTCGGTGATGCTGCACTATGCCGTGCCTGTGGTCCTG GCCGGCTTCCTCATCACCAATGCCCTGCGCTTCATTCTGAACGCCCCTGGCGTCACCTCCTGGCAGTATaccctcctccagctccag GTGAATGGCGTCCTGcccatcctccccctgctctttccagTCCTCTGGGTTCTGGCAACTGCCTGTGGAGAAGCTCGAGTCCTGGCCCAGATGAGCAaggcctctcccagctccctg CTGGCCAAGTTCTCAGAGGACACCCTCAGCAGCTATACGGAAGCTGTCTCCTCTCAG GAAATGCTACGTTGCATTTGGGGTCACTTCCTGCGGGTGATCCAAGGGACATCGCCGACCCTGAGCCACAGCTCCAGCCTGCTGCACAGCTTGGGCTCCGTCACG GTCCTGTGCTGTGTGGACAAACAGGGGATCCTGTCATGGCCAAACCCCAGCCCGGAGACCGTGCTGTTCTTCAGTGGGAAGGTGGAGCCCCCGCACAGCAGCCACGAGGACCTAACAGATGACCTGTCCACCCGCTCCTTCTGCCATCCCGAG CCCCACGAACGAGATGCCCTCCTGGCCGGTTCCCTGAACACTACCCTGCACCTTTCCAATGAGCAGGAACGTGGTGACTGGCCTGGTGACGGTCCCAAGCCCGCTGAATTCTACTCTCACCACAAAGCACACGGCCGCAGCAAACACCCGTCCGGCTCCAACGTGAGCTTCAGCCGGGACACGGAGGGCGGTGAAGAAGAGGCTGGCAAG CCCGGGCTGGAGGGCGAGCCCTATGAAGCAGAGGACTTCGTGTGCGACTACCACCTGGAGATGCTGAGCCTGTCCCAGGACCAGCAGAACCCCTCCTGCATCCAGTTCGACGACTCCAACTGGCAGCTGCACCTCACATCCCTGAAGCCCCTGGGCCTTAACGTGCTGCTGAACCTGTGTAATGCCGGCGTCACCGAGCGGCTGTGCCGCTTCTCCGACCATCTGTGCAACATTGCCCTGCAGGAGAGCCACAGCGCCGTCCTGCCCGTGCACGTGCCCTGGGGCCTCTGCGAGCTCGCCCGCCTCATAG GCTTCACTCCTGGGGCCAAGGAGCTCTTCAAACAGGAGAACCACCTCGCACTCTACCGCCTCCCCAGCGCCGAGATGGTGAAGGAGACATCGCTGGGGAGGCTCTCCTGTGTCACCAAGCGGCGCCCCCCGCTCAGCCACATGATCAGTCTCTTCATCAAGGACACCACCACCA gCACAGAACAGATGCTGTCCCATGGCACGGCTGACGTGGTCTTAGAGGCCTGCACAGACTTCTGGGATGGGGCGGACATCTACCCTCTTTCGGGTTCTGACAG AAAGAAAGTGCTGGATTTTTACCAGCGAGCCTGCCTGTCTGGGTACTGCTCTGCCTTCGCCTACAAGCCCATGAGCTGCGCGCTGTCGTCCCAGCTCAGCGGCAAGTGCATCGAGCTGGTGCAGGCGCCTGGCCAGAGCAGTATCTTCACCACGTGTGAGCTGCCCAGCACCGTCCCCATCAAGCTGAGCACGCGCCGCAGCAGCTGGAGCTCGGACG GGATCGGGGAGGTGCTGGAGAAGGAAGACTGCATGCAGGCCCTGAGCGGCCAGATCTTCATGGGCATGGTGTCCTCCCAGTACCAGGCCCGGTTGGACATCGTGCGCCTCATCGACGGGCTGGTCAATGCCTGTATCCGCTTCGTCTACTTCTCTTTGGAGGATGAGCTCAAAAGCAAG GTGTTTGCAGAAAAGATGGGCCTGGAGACAGGCTGGAACTGCCACATCTCCCTCACGCCCAATGGTGACATGCCTGGTTCTGAGatccccccctccagccccagccatgCTGGCTCCCTGCATGATGACCTGAATCAGG TGTCCCGAGATGATGCAGAAGGGCTCCTTCTGATGGAGGAGGAGGGTCACTCAGACCTCATTAGCTTCCAGCCTACAGACAGCGACCTCCCCAGCTTCCTGGAGGACTGCAACCGG GCCAAGCTGCCACGCGGTATCCACCAGGTGCGCCCCCACCTCCAGAACATTGACAACGTGCCCCTGCTAGTGCCCCTGTTCACCGACTGCACCCCCGAGA CCATGTGTGAGATGATCAAGATCATGCAGGAATATGGGGAGGTGACCTGCTGCCTGGGCAGCTCTGCCAATGTGAGGAACAGCTGCCTTTTCCTCCAGAGTGACATCAG CATTGCCCTGGATCCCCTGTACCCATCCCGCTGCTCCTGGGAGACCTTTGGCTACGCCACCAGCACCAGCATGGCCCAGGCCTCGGATGGCCTTTCTCCCCTACAGCTCTCGGGGCAGCTCAAcagcctcccctgctccctgacCTTTCGCCAGGAGGAGACCATCAGCATCATCCGGCTCATTGagcag GCGCGGCACGCCACCTACGGCATTCGCAAGtgcttcctcttcctgctgcAGTGCCAGCTGACCCTGGTGGTCATCCAG TTCCTGTCTTGCCTGGTTCAGCTGCCGCCGCTGCTCAGCACCACCGACATCCTGTGGCTGTCCTGCTTTTGCTACCCTCTGCTCAG CATCTCTTTGCTGGGGAAGCCCCCCCATAGCTCCATCATGTCTATGGCCACAGGGAAGAACCTTCAGTCCATTCCTAAGAAG ACCCAGCACTACTTCCTGCTCTGCTTCTTGCTCAAATTCAGCCTCACCATCAGCTCCTGCCTTGTCTGCTTTGGCTTCACGCTGCAGAGCGTCTGTGACAGCTCCCGGGCCCGCAACCTCACCAACTGCTCCTCCATCATGCTGCGCAG TCATGCCGACACAGCTCCAGCCTGGTTTGACGACTTTGCCAACGGGCTGCTGACAGCTCAGAAGCTCACCGCCGCCCTCATCGTCCTGCACACGG TCTTCATTTCTATCACCCACGTGCATCGCACCAAGCCCCTGTGGAGAAAGAGCCCCCTGACAAACCTCTGGTGGGCCGTGACCGTGCCTGTGGT cctgcTGGGGCAGGTGGTCCAGACGGCAGTGGACCTGCAGCTGTGGACACACAGGGACAGCCACGTCCACTTTGGCCTGGAGGACGTGCCTCTGCTGACATGGCTCCTGGGCTGCCTCTCCCTGGTCCTTGTGGTGGTCACCAACGAGATCGTGAAGCTGCATGAGATCCG GGTCCGGGTTCGCTACCAGAAGCGGCAGAAACTGCAGTTTGAAACTAAGCTGGGCATGAACTCCCCCTTCTGA